Genomic segment of Xiphias gladius isolate SHS-SW01 ecotype Sanya breed wild chromosome 16, ASM1685928v1, whole genome shotgun sequence:
aatgtatTTTCGCGATGTCACCGATGTTTTCTAACCGAATTCAATTTGCCATTCCGGACAGTTAAATAATGTGAGattatgaaaatacaaaatacaaaaattaaaaaaaaaaaaaacgacatttACATCTTCCCCTTATTGTTTGCCACGGGAAAGAGTTACATCCGGAGTGCTTGCTGTATGTTTTTGCTTATCAACCCCATTTCTAGCTGTTGAAAAACTAGCCTTACCTATGCTTTGTTTTACCACAAAATCTAACTGAACAGGCCAGATATTACGAACCGATTGACCGACAGGCAGTAACACTACGCTACCGCCGAATGAAGCCACGCCTCCTTCCCTCGCCCTGCGGTGATGTCAGCTGGTGACGCGCTGTGGACTGGCTTGTGGCTCAAAATCCACGTGTAGGGTAGGTCTCGGTGgcgtgaatttttttttttttttaacctctgatGATATATCAACACGAAAATTGAGCTGCCGTTGGATTTCCATTTCGATCTGCAATGTCTGCTAAGCTGTTATCCGTAAACGGCtcagttttcaaatgtttgaaaactcTGCACAATCGTTCGGCACGAGGGTTTGGGTAAGACGTTTCAGATAATTTAGCATCCTGATCAGTCAAGTTTTGTCAGCAGCGAAAGTATCGTTAGCGCAAGGGATAATATATGCATTATGCctttctttgtgcattttttttttttttcagcgttGGAGCTGCTTCTCTTGGTTCCGTGAGTTTAAAGGGTCGCAGTTGTCTCACATTGAAAGATTTCAGCTCAGATGAAATCAAGAGGCTGCTGTGGGTGTCAGGGGATCTAAAACATCGGATCAAGCACGAAAAGCAGGTGTCTTACTTTAGCTATCTAATACTGACTTTAGTGTCCATTTGTTAAGTTCTACTGTGCAGCCTCTTTGGGTCAGCGAAGGGCACTGGCTGTTCTTTCTATTTCAGTATCTTCCTGTTCTGCAAGGAAAGTCGATTGCTATGATTTTTGAGAAGAGGAGCACCAGAACAAGAATGTCCACGGAAACaggtgtcagttttttttatggaagCATCTACACTGGTGTGGGCCATGGGGCTCAGTTACACATTCACATGAATAATAATGGAAGGGACCACGCCAGGCTAACTTTTATAAAGGAACTAGTTAGTTTCCAAGTGTTATGTTTACACAAATGAGCTACACGGAATCTTCCctttattacatttatctgaaCACTCCTACAAAAGTGTATCCTCATACTGTTAGCTGGGCTGATACTACTCCTCAAAGTCATTGTTGAAATGGACACAAAAGAACTGCTGAAAGGTGAATTTCAGTACATCCCTGGAACAAAGCACTCTGCCTCTGAACAGCTATTTTCactcctctctttccctgtaCTGTCCCAGGTCAAAACTTAACATTGTTCTTCacttatttgatttaaatactcGTGCATTTTTCAAGCATTATTTGGCTTTTAGGGGAACTGAAGTTGACTTAATATCATACTCCCAGGTTTTGCCTTGCTGGGTGGACACCCCTGTTTCCTCACCTCTCAGGACATCCACCTGGGAGTGAATGAGAGCTGCAAAGACACAGCTAGGTGAGTCTTAtgatttcaccaaaaaaaaaagtaacgtATTGAAATGTCTCTTTTGGGTACCtattctactttttatttttagtgtaaCTGTCCTTTACACATAATCATACCAGTGAGCTTTTCAGGTTGACAACAATCTTCTGATTTTGTTCATTGCTGCATTAATCATTGAAGGGAAAGAACAGCATTTCCCAACCAGATTTCCACCCCTAATTCAGCATATGAACCACATCCCCGTGGGTGCAAGTAATCTCCAAGCTTTCTCCACAGGGTTCTCTCAGGACTCTGTGATATTGTCTTGGCTCGAGTGTACAGCCACTCCACGTTGGAGGAGCTGGATAAGGAGGCCTCCATCCCCATCATCAACGGTCTGTGTGACCTCTACCACCCAATCCAGATTCTGGCTGACTTCCTGACTTTACAGGTATTGCAGCCTTTCAGTTTACTACAGTTTTCATCCAGTAAATTATAATCACGTAGTGTTTTCTAAATTACTACCATCCTCCCTCAGGAACATTATGGGTCCCTTAGTGGATTAACAGTGAGCTGGATTGGAGATGGCAACAACGTCCTCCACTCTTTCATGATGACTGCAGCCAAACTGGGAGTTCATCTTAAGATTGCCACACCAAAGGTTTGCCTCTTTTTACCATCATGTGCGTTTGACCTCTATTTTAGTTCACTTATCTTCTTGTTTGTAGATTCTTGTTTTGTAGTTTGCAGGTATAGATTCATGCAGTCAACCATGGGCATCTCATCTCCGCAGTCTTGTGAGAGGAGATGTTGTGGTTCTGTTATTGTAATGTGCATCATTATGCCTGATCAGAAGCAAAACTAAAACTGTATCTGCATTCACAGGGGTATGAGCCAGATAAGAGCATTATTCAAGAGGCACAGAGACTCTCCAGAGAGGTGAACTCCACTTCAGGTGTCATTATTATAAACAGACCTGTGGTCAAAGGACTTCTTATGAATTAATATGACTTTGCATTTTCTCTCAGCATGGGACCCAGCTTGTTCTTACCTCTGACCCAATGGAGGCTGCCCATGGCAGCAATGTTTTGGTCACTGACACCTGGGTCAGCATGggacaagaggaggagaagaataAGAAGCTCAAAGACTTTCAAGGCTATCAGATTACAATGCAGGTAAAGAAGGACCttattttagtattattattgaaGGCAGAatccacattttttaaaatttttttagaATCTCTTTTTGGTGTAGAAATCAATATGGACCACCCACAAACATGCCAGTAGCTTTCGGTAAAATTAGCAGTTGCCTGGGACTGTTCCTACACTGGTCCCTTTTGACAgccgtacacacacacactatgacAGTAAGCAAATCAGTTCAGTGAAAAAGTAATTCTTCGTCTCAAACAAGCTCCTTTCTGACCAGCTGTTGCACTGGCTTTAAACAAAGCAGCCGCATTTAACCTTCTGCAAGCTGCCTGTATGGTAAACTACAGACTTCATCCAATATATAAATAAGGAAgcaaagttaaaataaaactagatgcagttttataaaatgctttgcacagtaCATTATTACATGCACAAAACTGGCAGGGTGATATTATCTGGAAAAATGCATAATAATTAATTTGGTCAATAAAAATCCCGTATTTCTAGAACTATGCATGGGCAAAGGCACTAAAAATGAATTCTGGACAATTGTGATAGGATTAAAGCCAAAATGATTCAGCAGAGCATGCACAGGGATTCTACGTtggtttcttttcttcctttatgTTATGTCACCAAGTGTTTCCACACACCTATATAAGACAAATTCATTAACAACTTCATGGTTTGGCTCTGGTTCATTACAGACAGGAAGTGTGGCCAAACCAGACTGGACCTTCCTGCATTGTCTCCCCCGTAAAATGGAGGAGGTGGATGACCAGGTATTCTACTCCTCCCGCTCCCTCGTCTTCCCTGAGGCTGAGAATAGGAAGTGGACAATCATGGTGAGATGAAACACTATTATGGTTTTGCTGTAAACTCGTAAGAGTTTAATTTGATCCTGTCAGAATAGTCTTTGCCTCCAGCATGTAGAGGATATTAATCAGCATGCGTCTCCTCTCTTTCAGGGTCTGATGGTTTCTCTTCTGACTGACTACACTACACAGATCCCCATGCCAAAGTTTTAACTTCAGGTCTTAAAGTGGCTTGTTACTCGTGTTGTCATCGTGTATGACAGTCATACTGCAGGTGCCGCTGCAGTTGGGGCTGATTTCTTGTTCACTGTCAGATTACACCCATTCATTGCACCACGACAAAGACTAGAACGATCACCCAAAAGTAGTATGTTTACGTTGTTTATTTCACTTGCTGATTTAGAGCACAGATAACACGGTTTGCCTTGTCTCGCTGTTCAATAGGAGACTAGCGCCGTGCAAAGTTATCTGTTTACATGCTGCATATACTGTGATTGAGGGCGAGGATTAGGGGGGTGCACGAGGTTTACAGTGAGAATGACGTGGTTagatgtgtgttactgaaaaagaaaatattactTATCCTTTTTTCAACTTGTTTAACATGACTTCACAAAATTCTCCAACAGCAACTCGTACAAGAAATCAGCCAAAGCTTACCATAcctttttacatgtttttttcatatatatatatacattactTACTGCAGACTGACCTGAGtattttttagtttcagttttacatttttgaatcaGCACAGTAAGAAAATCATCTTGTAGATTTGAATAGAAATGGACTTGTGAAAGGTAATCCACAACATCAGTCTGGATCACATGTAATCATATACACAGTTAAGATCAGCATAGCCCCcctagccccccccccaaataactttttaattttaaagaaagttTACACTACTTAGCGAATGGGCTTAAAATGGACACAAACTCAGGTATTGTAGATTTGTAGATATCTTAATGCAAATGAACATTGTGTTATAATACGAATATCACTACCATCTggttaaacatgtttttatgtaattttttttaagtatcaaTCTATACACATGTGCCTTCTACATCATATTCTCTGCCTTTGTAATGCTGCCTCTGAGTTTTGTCCCTCAAGAGCCCTTGATGCAGAAAAGATGAAACAAGACTAATAGAATCAAATTGTTGTTCAAACACTATAAATAAAGATATCACACACTATTCAGTAAGTAATTTCAGTCCATAGTCTCTAGTAGTccagtttttgtgtctgtggaaCCACAGTAGTGGTCAGTTTAGTAATTCGGGACTCTCTTTATATTAAGAGCTATACTTATAAGCATCTCCGGAAGCCAAGAGTTATCCCTACTTACTTGCTTCTACTTAAGTATGATATtacaaatgtgaggatttgccattttcccttttaagaatttaattcaattttaatcattttaaagtttGGACCTTTGGTCGGAGAAAACAAGCATTGTGAAGATGTCATTTTGGGCTCTGGGTAATTGTGATTTCTCTCCactttctgaatttttacaaaccaaaccaTTTATTAATCAGGAGATAAATCCATAAGGAGTAtacagtgctgtgaaaaagtaTGTGTCCCCTTcctgatttcttctttttttgcatatttgttaCACTTAAACGTTTCAGATCATCAAACTAATTTCAATATTAGACAAAGATAACCTgagtaaattcaaaatgcagtttttaaattaaatttttttttattaagggAAAAAAGCTACCCAATCCCACATGGCCCTATGTGAAAAAGTAATTGCCCCCCCTTAATCAATCGATTaaccacatttttttgaaagctgAGTTCAATTTCACAAGCCACACCCAGGCCTGATTACTGCCAGACCTGTTGAATCTAGAAATCACTTAAATAGAACCTTTCTGACAAAGTGAAGTAGCCTTGAAGATCTCAAAAAGCAGCACATGTTGTGGCGATCTATAGAAATTCAAGAACAGATGATAAACAGTCATTGACGTCTATCAGCctggaaagggttacaaagCCATTTCTAAGGCTTTGGGACTCCAGAGAACCACGGTGAGAGCCATTATCTACAAATGGAGGAAATTTGGAACGGTGGTGAGCCTTCCCACGAGTGGCCGGCCTAGAAAAAATTACTCCAAGAGCGCATTGATGACTCATCCAGGAAGTCACAAAAGAACCCAGACGAACTTCTAAAGAACTGCAGGACTCACTTGCCTTAGTTAAGGTCAGTGTTCATGATTCCACAATAAGAAAGAGGGCAAAAATGGGATCCATGGGAGAGTTCCAAGGCGAAAACCACTGCTGACCAAAAGGAACACAAAGGCTCGTCTCACACTGGCCAAAAACCATCTTGATGACCCCCAAAACTTTTGGGAAAATATTCTGTGGACTGACGAGTCAAAAGTGGAACTTTCTGGAAGGTGTGGTTCCTGTTACATCTGGCgcaaaaataacacagaattCTGCAATAAAGCCGACGTACCAACAGGCAAGCATGGAGGTGGTGGTGTGATCGtctggggctgctttgctgctttgGGACCCGGACGACTTGCCGTAATCGATGGGACCATGAATTCTGCTCTTTACCAGACAATCCTGAAGGAGAATGTCCGGCCATCAGGTCGTGACCTCAAGCTCAACCGCACTTGAGttatgcagcaggacaatgatccgAAACGCACCTGTAGGTCCACGTCTGAATGGctctagaaaaacaaattggaGATTTTGGAGGGGCCTAatcaaagcccagacttaaactCGATTTGAGATGCTGTGGCATGACCTTAAACAGGCAGTCCATGCTCAAACCCTCCAATGtggctgaaattaa
This window contains:
- the otc gene encoding ornithine transcarbamylase, mitochondrial, translated to MSAKLLSVNGSVFKCLKTLHNRSARGFGVGAASLGSVSLKGRSCLTLKDFSSDEIKRLLWVSGDLKHRIKHEKQYLPVLQGKSIAMIFEKRSTRTRMSTETGFALLGGHPCFLTSQDIHLGVNESCKDTARVLSGLCDIVLARVYSHSTLEELDKEASIPIINGLCDLYHPIQILADFLTLQEHYGSLSGLTVSWIGDGNNVLHSFMMTAAKLGVHLKIATPKGYEPDKSIIQEAQRLSREHGTQLVLTSDPMEAAHGSNVLVTDTWVSMGQEEEKNKKLKDFQGYQITMQTGSVAKPDWTFLHCLPRKMEEVDDQVFYSSRSLVFPEAENRKWTIMGLMVSLLTDYTTQIPMPKF